The Saprospiraceae bacterium genome includes a window with the following:
- a CDS encoding Tat pathway signal protein: protein MLIYKSILCLAGLLLVQSCNVKSDISVQKYDRKELKERTFRYFWDQAHKENYQIPDRYPTDAFSSIAATGFGLSAYITGIENKYITRQEGAERVLKTIQTLWQLPQSENPEGIAGYKGFFYHFLNTNTALRFKQVELSSIDTGLLMAGVLSVQSYFDGTDSTETQIRALSDSLYHRVDWAWMMNDKNRLSMGWHPEKGFLSAQWQGYNEAMILLIMAIASPTHPIPANTWQTWCETYEWDKFYDDEFIQFDPLFGHQYSHIWIDFRGIRDDYMKSRNSDYFENSKKATLANRAYCIANPGGFKGYGPDNWGLTACDGPSGKKLHLDGRDIQFFDYRARGASSKQIVDDGTISPTAAGGSFPFTPVESEKALENMWNSHYSNLIGEYGFKDAFNLTFRDEKNPDGWFDIDYLGIDQGPILLQIENHETELIWNVMKKNPYIIDGLKKAGFTGGWLEKI from the coding sequence ATGCTAATCTATAAATCCATATTATGTTTAGCGGGCTTGCTATTGGTGCAATCCTGTAATGTCAAATCAGACATCAGCGTTCAGAAATATGACCGAAAAGAACTGAAAGAAAGAACATTCAGATACTTTTGGGATCAGGCACACAAAGAAAATTATCAGATTCCGGACAGGTATCCTACAGATGCATTTTCAAGTATTGCAGCAACCGGATTTGGGCTGAGTGCTTATATTACCGGTATTGAAAACAAATATATCACAAGACAGGAAGGAGCAGAAAGGGTATTGAAAACAATCCAAACACTTTGGCAACTTCCGCAATCAGAAAATCCGGAAGGTATCGCAGGATACAAAGGCTTTTTCTATCACTTTTTGAATACCAATACTGCGCTGAGATTTAAGCAAGTGGAGTTATCCTCTATAGATACTGGTTTGCTGATGGCAGGTGTATTGTCTGTACAGAGTTATTTTGATGGAACGGACAGCACAGAAACACAAATTCGTGCATTATCAGACAGTCTTTACCATAGGGTAGATTGGGCCTGGATGATGAATGATAAAAACAGACTTTCTATGGGATGGCATCCTGAAAAAGGTTTTTTGAGTGCACAATGGCAAGGATATAATGAAGCCATGATCTTACTGATAATGGCCATCGCTTCCCCAACACATCCGATTCCTGCAAATACCTGGCAGACTTGGTGTGAAACATATGAATGGGACAAATTTTATGATGACGAATTTATCCAGTTTGACCCTCTTTTCGGGCATCAATACAGTCATATCTGGATAGATTTCAGAGGAATTCGCGATGACTACATGAAAAGCAGGAACAGTGATTATTTTGAAAACTCTAAAAAAGCAACATTAGCAAACAGAGCTTACTGCATTGCAAATCCGGGCGGATTTAAGGGATATGGCCCTGACAATTGGGGACTGACGGCTTGTGATGGTCCATCCGGCAAAAAGCTCCATTTGGATGGTAGAGATATTCAGTTTTTCGATTATCGGGCAAGAGGAGCGAGTAGTAAGCAGATTGTCGATGATGGTACAATATCTCCTACCGCAGCCGGCGGATCATTTCCGTTTACGCCGGTAGAATCTGAAAAAGCCCTTGAGAACATGTGGAACAGTCATTATTCAAATCTCATCGGAGAATATGGATTTAAAGATGCCTTTAACCTGACATTCCGGGATGAAAAAAATCCGGATGGTTGGTTTGACATAGATTATCTCGGAATAGATCAGGGTCCGATTCTTTTACAAATTGAAAATCATGAAACAGAATTGATCTGGAATGTGATGAAAAAAAATCCCTATATTATTGATGGCCTCAAAAAAGCCGGATTTACAGGTGGGTGGCTTGAAAAAATTTAA
- the bglX gene encoding beta-glucosidase BglX, translating to MKHKNIIYMSFLLLMAGACSQKSTQPARKDSSQKDPFIENLLAKMTLDEKLGQMTLFTTDWEVTGPTIRGGYENDILEGRCGALFNSHTVDFTTRLQKIAVEKSRLKIPLLFGYDVIHGYKTMFPIPLGEAASWDLDAIEMSASIMSKEGAAAGLHWTFAPMVDITREPRWGRVMEGAGEDAYLGSAIAAARVKGIQGKGFDNADKLVACVKHFAAYGAPMGGRDYNTVDMSERTFREVYLPPYKAAIDAGALTVMTSFNDYDGVPASGSKYLLTDILRDEWGFNGFVVTDYTSINEMVEHGVVKDETDAGILAVQAGVDMDMQGAIFQDKIKAGLQDGRINISQIDNSVRSILRIKKMLGLFENPFKFSDKNREAATIMAPAHLDAARDMAKKSVVMLKNSGVLPIKKGSKIAVIGPLANDKNNLIGAWSGSGEGRHCVSLLEGLQARSKDSDLTLTYAKGCEIEGADTRGFPEAIDAVRNADIIILAIGEHKDMSGEATAKAKIRIPGKQEELLKALKATGKPVITVLMNGRPLILEDTDRNSDALLETWWLGTMTGHAITDILLGDYNPSGKLPISFPRHEGQIPVFYSYKSTGRPFVEDLKYRTKYIDMPHTPLYPFGFGLSYTTFKYSDIKTDKTNFLKSESVKFTVNITNTGNYDGEEIVQLYVRDLVGSVTRPVRELKAFQKIFLKKGETKTVNFTLSEKDLAFYDRDMKWGTEPGEFDIYIGESSDTNNNVRINLVEK from the coding sequence ATAAAACACAAAAATATAATCTACATGTCTTTCTTGTTACTGATGGCAGGGGCATGTTCGCAAAAATCAACACAACCAGCTCGTAAAGATTCCTCCCAAAAAGATCCTTTTATAGAAAATTTGCTGGCAAAAATGACATTGGATGAAAAACTGGGACAGATGACATTATTCACTACTGACTGGGAAGTTACGGGTCCCACTATCAGAGGTGGTTATGAAAATGATATTTTGGAAGGAAGATGCGGCGCTTTATTTAACAGTCACACTGTTGATTTTACGACCCGCCTTCAGAAAATTGCAGTTGAAAAAAGCCGGCTGAAAATTCCGTTATTATTTGGCTACGACGTAATACATGGCTACAAAACCATGTTTCCGATTCCATTAGGTGAAGCTGCGAGTTGGGATTTGGATGCTATCGAAATGTCAGCATCTATCATGTCCAAAGAAGGAGCCGCTGCTGGACTACATTGGACATTCGCCCCGATGGTAGATATCACACGTGAACCTCGATGGGGAAGAGTTATGGAAGGTGCCGGTGAAGATGCCTACCTGGGTTCTGCGATTGCCGCTGCCCGCGTTAAAGGCATACAGGGAAAAGGGTTCGATAATGCCGACAAACTTGTGGCTTGTGTAAAACATTTTGCAGCCTATGGCGCACCTATGGGAGGAAGGGATTATAATACTGTCGATATGAGCGAACGGACTTTCAGAGAAGTATATTTACCACCCTACAAAGCTGCAATCGATGCAGGTGCACTTACTGTCATGACTTCATTTAATGATTATGATGGAGTACCCGCTTCAGGTAGCAAATATTTACTTACAGATATTCTCAGAGATGAGTGGGGCTTTAATGGTTTTGTCGTTACAGATTACACTTCTATCAATGAGATGGTAGAGCATGGAGTCGTAAAAGATGAGACAGATGCAGGTATTCTTGCTGTACAGGCAGGTGTTGATATGGATATGCAGGGGGCAATCTTTCAGGATAAAATTAAAGCTGGTCTTCAGGATGGCAGAATTAATATAAGTCAAATCGATAACAGCGTCAGAAGTATTTTACGAATCAAAAAAATGTTGGGTCTATTTGAAAATCCATTTAAATTTTCTGACAAAAACAGGGAAGCTGCAACGATTATGGCACCGGCTCATCTGGATGCTGCCCGGGATATGGCTAAAAAATCTGTTGTAATGCTGAAAAACAGTGGTGTTCTCCCCATCAAAAAAGGCTCCAAAATAGCAGTCATAGGGCCTTTGGCTAATGATAAAAATAATCTCATAGGCGCATGGTCGGGTTCAGGTGAAGGACGACATTGTGTGAGTTTACTGGAAGGTCTGCAAGCAAGGTCAAAAGATTCTGATCTGACTTTAACATATGCAAAAGGTTGCGAGATTGAAGGAGCAGATACTCGTGGATTTCCGGAGGCAATAGATGCTGTACGAAATGCAGATATCATTATTCTGGCTATCGGTGAGCATAAAGATATGAGTGGAGAAGCAACCGCAAAAGCTAAAATAAGAATCCCCGGAAAACAGGAAGAATTATTGAAAGCCTTAAAAGCAACAGGTAAACCTGTGATCACAGTACTCATGAATGGCAGACCTCTTATTCTGGAAGATACGGACAGGAATTCAGACGCTTTACTTGAAACCTGGTGGCTTGGCACAATGACAGGCCATGCAATCACAGACATATTGCTGGGTGACTACAATCCTTCCGGAAAACTACCGATTAGCTTTCCGAGACATGAAGGTCAAATACCAGTTTTTTATAGCTATAAAAGTACCGGGAGACCATTTGTTGAAGATCTGAAATATCGGACAAAGTATATCGACATGCCCCATACACCATTGTATCCTTTCGGTTTTGGCCTGAGTTATACGACTTTCAAATACAGTGATATAAAAACGGATAAGACTAATTTTCTCAAATCCGAATCAGTTAAATTTACTGTAAATATTACAAATACAGGAAATTATGATGGTGAAGAAATTGTCCAGCTTTATGTAAGGGATTTGGTGGGAAGTGTTACAAGACCGGTGCGTGAATTGAAAGCATTCCAAAAAATATTCCTTAAAAAAGGAGAGACAAAAACAGTTAACTTTACCTTGTCCGAAAAAGATCTTGCATTTTATGACAGGGATATGAAATGGGGTACAGAGCCCGGCGAATTTGATATTTATATAGGTGAAAGTTCTGACACAAATAATAATGTCAGAATCAACCTGGTAGAAAAATAA
- a CDS encoding TonB-dependent receptor yields the protein MIFLKMFGNKMVWLAFAIFVCSGQILQAQQVLRGIVKDAKSGDALIGASIQEKGTSNGTITDYEGNYELKLSTSAPTLIFSYVGYVDQEIESGGRTNIDVMMSESSVLLDQIVVVGYGVQKKSDVTGSISSLKGSELERITTPNVDQALQGKIAGVYVTPASGAPGTGAVVRIRGTGSFNGSDPLYVIDGMLSYDASFINPQDVESIEVLKDASAAAIYGSRGANGVIIITTKNGKNQKDAQISVSSYYGTQQAVKQIDMLNGAEFARAYNQFRGMNFYPNPDIFGTGTNWQDEIFRDAAIGSVQLSATGGNDKMSYNFSTNYFKQDGILKNTAFTRGTFRLNTEYKVNSWANIGTNVSYATSNNHNGPNVVLGAYRIPSVLAPTQEDGSFTDPTFFGLALSNPAGDQFYKSNNYSWDDRLFGNVFLEAKFLKNFTFKTNFGFDRANGKGRRYEPKFQVSASQLNLADRVNIEFNEGRNWVWEQTLNYYKEFKDHTINVMAGFAADERRNEFIGGSRENFPGTADELLYLSAGNDTTQMNFNGASDRATVSQLFRLNYGYKGKYLFTANWRIDKSSIFQKNNQAASFPSFGLGWNAGREDFISGLNIFDRLKIRAGYGVLGNQNFPNPYPTSTVINSGLYAVFGTAENINQGAIQTNLTNTDLVWEATRQLDIGFEAGFLNNRLELEVDWYRRQTFDIIAAVPIPGYVGSAGNPIVNTAEVLNKGFDITLNWRQAGTFAYNLSANLSPVQNEVLNIGLGKSEIFDAFLNGEAATRSIEGLPLGAFYGYRVAGIFQSTEEIQASPRFGNEAPGDIRFADLNGDGILNSDDREYLGSPIPTLTYGFSAGAEWKGIDFAIDFLGVSGNKVFNAKETSRFAVYNWEKHVADAWTTENPSSTEPRVTNGGHNYRVSDRFLEDGSFLRLRSVNLGYTIPNTITNTLKIQSLRIYVSGTNLWTRQQFSGYSPEFANSGSPFRVGFDDGQYPIAKSWQFGIDFKF from the coding sequence ATGATTTTTTTAAAAATGTTTGGGAACAAAATGGTTTGGCTGGCATTTGCGATTTTCGTGTGTTCAGGTCAGATTCTACAGGCTCAGCAAGTCCTGAGAGGCATTGTCAAAGATGCTAAAAGCGGTGATGCATTGATAGGTGCTTCTATTCAGGAAAAAGGTACTTCCAATGGAACCATTACAGATTATGAAGGTAACTATGAACTGAAACTCAGTACATCTGCGCCAACTCTGATTTTCAGTTATGTAGGCTATGTAGATCAGGAAATCGAATCAGGAGGTCGAACTAATATTGATGTGATGATGTCTGAATCAAGTGTTTTACTCGATCAGATTGTGGTTGTGGGTTATGGTGTTCAGAAAAAAAGTGATGTTACTGGTTCCATATCATCCCTAAAAGGATCAGAACTGGAACGAATTACGACCCCCAATGTAGATCAGGCGTTGCAGGGTAAAATTGCAGGTGTTTATGTTACTCCGGCTTCAGGAGCTCCCGGAACAGGTGCTGTGGTACGTATCAGAGGAACAGGATCATTCAATGGTTCGGATCCGCTTTATGTGATAGACGGTATGCTTTCATATGATGCTTCGTTTATCAACCCGCAGGATGTAGAAAGTATTGAAGTATTAAAGGACGCATCAGCTGCCGCAATATATGGTAGCAGGGGTGCAAATGGCGTAATTATCATTACTACCAAGAACGGGAAAAATCAAAAAGATGCGCAGATTTCAGTTTCTTCTTATTATGGCACACAGCAGGCTGTCAAACAAATAGACATGTTGAATGGTGCAGAATTTGCAAGAGCATACAATCAATTCAGAGGAATGAATTTTTATCCGAATCCGGATATTTTTGGAACAGGTACCAACTGGCAGGATGAAATCTTTAGGGATGCAGCTATTGGTAGTGTTCAGTTGAGTGCAACTGGCGGAAATGATAAAATGTCTTACAACTTCAGTACAAATTATTTCAAACAAGATGGAATTCTAAAAAATACAGCATTTACAAGGGGAACTTTCCGATTGAACACCGAGTATAAAGTAAATTCCTGGGCCAACATCGGCACCAACGTATCCTATGCAACATCCAACAATCACAATGGACCGAATGTCGTTCTGGGCGCATACAGAATTCCATCAGTGCTTGCACCTACACAGGAAGATGGTTCATTTACAGATCCGACATTTTTTGGACTGGCACTTTCCAATCCTGCCGGTGACCAATTTTACAAAAGCAACAATTATAGCTGGGATGACAGACTGTTTGGAAATGTCTTTCTGGAAGCAAAATTTCTGAAAAATTTTACCTTTAAAACCAATTTCGGATTTGACCGTGCTAATGGGAAAGGACGTCGTTATGAGCCCAAATTTCAAGTAAGTGCTTCACAATTAAATCTTGCTGACCGGGTAAATATTGAATTTAATGAAGGAAGAAACTGGGTGTGGGAACAGACTTTAAATTATTACAAAGAATTTAAAGACCATACAATCAATGTCATGGCAGGTTTTGCCGCCGACGAAAGAAGAAATGAATTTATTGGCGGAAGCAGAGAAAACTTTCCGGGTACAGCAGACGAGCTCTTGTATCTTTCAGCAGGCAATGATACAACCCAAATGAATTTCAACGGCGCCAGCGACAGAGCAACAGTTTCTCAACTATTCAGGCTAAATTATGGATATAAAGGTAAATATCTTTTTACAGCTAACTGGCGGATTGACAAATCGAGCATCTTCCAGAAAAATAATCAGGCAGCAAGTTTCCCATCATTTGGACTGGGATGGAATGCGGGAAGGGAAGATTTTATAAGTGGTCTGAATATTTTTGACAGACTCAAAATCAGAGCAGGATATGGTGTTCTTGGAAATCAGAATTTCCCGAACCCCTACCCTACAAGTACGGTTATCAATAGTGGATTGTATGCAGTTTTTGGCACCGCTGAGAATATAAATCAGGGAGCCATTCAAACAAATCTCACCAATACAGATCTGGTGTGGGAAGCTACCCGACAGTTGGACATTGGGTTTGAAGCTGGGTTTTTAAACAATAGATTGGAACTTGAAGTTGACTGGTATCGACGCCAGACTTTTGATATTATTGCTGCCGTTCCGATACCGGGATATGTAGGTTCTGCCGGAAATCCTATCGTAAATACAGCCGAAGTGTTGAACAAAGGGTTTGATATCACCCTCAATTGGCGGCAAGCAGGTACTTTTGCATATAATCTGAGTGCAAATTTATCCCCTGTCCAAAATGAAGTTTTGAATATCGGCCTTGGCAAAAGTGAAATCTTTGATGCATTTCTGAATGGAGAAGCTGCCACAAGATCGATAGAAGGATTACCATTGGGAGCATTTTATGGATACAGAGTAGCAGGTATATTTCAAAGTACTGAAGAAATTCAGGCTTCTCCGAGATTTGGCAATGAAGCGCCGGGTGATATCAGATTTGCAGATCTGAATGGAGATGGTATTCTGAACAGTGATGACCGTGAATATCTGGGAAGTCCGATTCCAACCTTAACATATGGGTTCTCTGCAGGTGCCGAATGGAAAGGAATAGATTTTGCTATTGATTTTCTGGGTGTAAGCGGAAATAAAGTTTTTAATGCTAAAGAGACATCCAGATTTGCAGTTTATAACTGGGAGAAACATGTAGCAGATGCATGGACCACTGAAAACCCAAGTTCTACTGAACCACGGGTTACCAATGGCGGACATAATTACAGAGTGAGTGATCGTTTTCTGGAAGATGGTTCCTTTCTCCGGCTGAGAAGTGTTAATCTGGGTTACACCATACCGAATACCATAACTAATACGTTGAAAATACAATCACTCAGAATATATGTTTCAGGAACAAATTTATGGACCCGACAGCAATTCAGTGGTTATTCGCCGGAGTTTGCCAATTCAGGTAGTCCCTTTAGAGTGGGTTTTGATGATGGACAATATCCCATCGCAAAATCATGGCAGTTTGGAATAGATTTTAAATTTTAA
- a CDS encoding RagB/SusD family nutrient uptake outer membrane protein, producing MTKVISFLSIILLMVGCSDDFLDRKPKGVLTSDTFFQTEEHAIQATNAVYANFRSWELCALPYLGATDIISDDADKGSSPNDAFYLTEIDDFQFDATNTTFISVWNGHYRTIFRANLAINNIPDIEMDPQLKARLVGESQFLRALSYLRLGLWFGDIPLITTQVQESEYYNQTRKPLAEVYNLIEADLKAAIEVLPEKSKYPGTDLGRATKGAARGILAKLYMVKKEWNNAITQCEAIINSNEYQLLTTYSENFLQVGENGKESVFEIGAVALQAAVAGPGATPYNMVQGVRGIPNLGWGFNRPSDNLISSYEPGDPRRQATILYEGELLPDGSAVIQNNPDILNARFNQKAWVPRHPGLQDNGPGNIRILRYSDVLLLTAEAYNEAGRSADALPLLNAVRKRARGSNNFILPDITITDKDQLRERIHRERRSELAMEQHRWFDLLRWGKAESAMKAAGKTFVIGKHELFPLPQTEIDLTDGALQQNPGY from the coding sequence ATGACAAAAGTAATCAGTTTTTTAAGCATAATTTTATTGATGGTTGGGTGTTCAGATGACTTTTTAGACAGAAAACCCAAAGGAGTACTTACATCAGATACCTTTTTTCAAACTGAAGAACATGCCATTCAGGCAACGAATGCTGTCTATGCCAATTTCAGATCATGGGAACTTTGTGCTCTGCCCTATCTCGGTGCCACGGATATTATCAGTGATGATGCAGACAAAGGCAGTTCGCCCAATGATGCATTTTACCTTACAGAAATTGATGATTTTCAGTTTGATGCTACAAATACAACTTTTATTTCAGTTTGGAATGGTCATTACAGGACTATCTTCAGGGCTAATCTTGCTATCAATAACATTCCGGATATAGAAATGGACCCACAACTTAAGGCCCGCCTGGTAGGTGAATCACAATTCCTGAGAGCATTGTCTTATTTGCGTTTGGGTTTATGGTTTGGTGACATTCCACTGATAACTACGCAAGTACAGGAAAGTGAATATTACAACCAAACCAGAAAACCTTTAGCCGAAGTATATAATCTGATAGAAGCAGATCTGAAAGCAGCCATAGAAGTTCTTCCGGAAAAATCAAAATACCCCGGTACCGATTTGGGCAGAGCAACCAAAGGAGCCGCAAGGGGTATTCTGGCTAAGTTGTACATGGTCAAAAAGGAATGGAACAATGCAATTACTCAATGTGAAGCTATCATTAACAGCAATGAGTACCAGTTATTGACTACATATTCAGAAAACTTTCTTCAAGTAGGTGAAAACGGCAAAGAAAGTGTATTTGAAATTGGAGCGGTTGCATTGCAAGCAGCAGTTGCAGGACCCGGTGCGACACCTTACAATATGGTACAAGGTGTGAGAGGTATTCCCAATTTAGGTTGGGGCTTCAACCGACCGAGCGACAATCTCATTTCATCGTACGAACCCGGAGATCCCAGAAGACAGGCAACGATACTTTATGAAGGAGAATTGCTTCCGGATGGCAGTGCAGTTATTCAGAACAATCCGGATATCCTGAATGCAAGGTTTAACCAAAAAGCCTGGGTGCCGAGACATCCCGGACTTCAGGACAACGGACCGGGCAATATTCGAATTCTGAGATATTCAGATGTTTTATTACTCACAGCAGAAGCATATAATGAAGCCGGTCGATCTGCTGATGCCTTACCTTTACTGAATGCTGTTCGCAAGCGTGCACGAGGTAGCAATAATTTTATATTACCTGATATCACCATCACTGACAAAGATCAGCTAAGAGAGAGAATACACCGTGAAAGAAGATCAGAGCTGGCAATGGAACAACACCGATGGTTTGACTTATTGCGATGGGGAAAAGCAGAAAGTGCAATGAAAGCTGCCGGCAAAACATTTGTGATTGGAAAGCACGAATTATTTCCGCTTCCGCAGACAGAAATTGACCTTACAGACGGAGCATTACAACAGAATCCGGGTTACTGA
- a CDS encoding 3'-5' exonuclease, which yields MMWIKLKQILGITSSDTQKYADFYRLYLDVFTKTDNRKPIHQQSFVVLDTETTGLDLSRDNILSIGAVRISNNVIDIAKSLSIIVRNRQLQTQEAVAIHGLVQTDIKGQSEAESIAALFRFIGSDIIVGHYIAFDIAMLNKLSKNNGGGDLKNNLLDTSYLARRLDHSTDPDSLDRKDYTLDKLCARFKVIPKARHTADGDAYITAIIFMKLMHKLYNKGVKTVGELLR from the coding sequence GTGATGTGGATAAAACTTAAACAAATACTTGGAATTACATCTTCAGATACACAAAAGTATGCTGATTTTTACCGGCTTTATTTGGATGTGTTTACCAAGACGGATAACAGAAAACCAATACACCAACAATCATTTGTAGTCCTGGATACCGAGACAACAGGTTTGGACTTAAGCCGCGATAATATTCTCTCCATTGGCGCTGTAAGGATATCAAACAATGTGATAGATATTGCTAAATCACTTTCTATAATTGTAAGAAATCGACAATTGCAGACACAAGAAGCAGTGGCAATACATGGATTGGTACAGACAGATATCAAAGGTCAGTCAGAAGCGGAGTCGATCGCTGCATTATTCAGATTTATAGGTTCTGACATTATTGTTGGTCATTATATTGCATTCGATATTGCGATGCTCAATAAACTTTCAAAAAATAATGGTGGCGGTGACCTTAAAAACAATTTGTTAGACACATCGTATCTGGCAAGGAGGTTGGATCACAGCACAGATCCTGATAGTCTGGATAGAAAAGATTATACCTTGGATAAGCTCTGCGCAAGATTTAAAGTAATCCCCAAAGCACGACATACAGCAGATGGCGATGCTTACATTACAGCTATCATTTTTATGAAGTTGATGCATAAATTGTATAATAAAGGGGTGAAAACGGTAGGTGAATTACTTAGGTAA
- a CDS encoding CBS domain-containing protein, which yields MKNEIVHRVYDFLREYPPFNLLPKDAILIIASKVSVKYLPDQTTLFKIGEMPPPIFYIVNEGAIHLHQEDGQMVDHCDEGDIFGIRPLLAESPYLLTAKASEDTILYCIRTEDFLPYLGHNPKILAFLASNFAIGSGNMFYKKAIQPNSFESGNVFTELFVIDTQKAPIYCHIENTIQEAAMMMATHQIGSIVVCDEQIKPIGIVTDKDLRIKVVAGDIRKKESISLIMSSPVICAKPGLSVAELQILMIKNRINHLAVTQNGTVNSKLIGVVSEHDLVVQQADNPSILIREIRKSTKGGQLKNIRDKVERLIKKYIEQEVSIPFITQVVSGINDEIIQQAIRLSEAKLGTELYKDIKYCWLTLGSEGREEQLLRTDQDSALIYVNDNAIPDIKDRCVRLAKEVTGILHEVGYEYCPADMMASNPSWCQSIDEWQQTFNRWIYQPGEKEIMMCTIFFDYRPVYGDKSLTTALKDYIFQMLDKQEVFLHLLAKNALENPPPLSFFRNFIVEKNGEHKDSFDIKLRAMMPLTDAARLLTLAGRIVGENNTSKRFLALSEEEPQNAALYRMAADAYEIFIRIRTKQGLSKGDSGRYIQPDEMDKMDRLQLRNGFQPIDELQKLIKVRFQLGGIL from the coding sequence ATGAAAAACGAAATTGTACATAGAGTATATGATTTTTTGAGAGAGTATCCACCTTTCAATCTTCTGCCCAAAGATGCCATCTTAATAATTGCATCAAAGGTGAGTGTTAAATATCTTCCCGATCAGACAACGCTCTTCAAAATTGGTGAGATGCCACCCCCGATTTTTTACATCGTCAATGAAGGGGCGATACATCTTCATCAGGAAGATGGCCAGATGGTGGATCATTGTGATGAAGGAGATATATTCGGTATAAGACCTTTGCTGGCAGAATCACCTTATTTACTTACGGCAAAAGCATCAGAAGATACCATACTTTACTGTATCAGGACTGAAGATTTTTTACCATACCTGGGACATAATCCAAAGATTCTTGCATTTCTGGCTTCAAATTTTGCAATTGGTTCAGGCAATATGTTTTACAAAAAAGCAATTCAACCGAACTCATTTGAATCGGGAAATGTCTTTACCGAACTTTTTGTGATAGATACACAGAAAGCTCCCATTTATTGCCATATAGAAAACACCATACAAGAAGCAGCAATGATGATGGCTACCCATCAGATAGGATCTATTGTCGTGTGTGATGAGCAAATTAAACCCATAGGTATCGTAACTGACAAGGATCTGAGAATAAAAGTGGTGGCAGGTGACATTCGGAAAAAAGAGAGTATCTCACTTATCATGTCATCACCGGTGATTTGTGCCAAACCAGGTCTGAGTGTTGCGGAGCTCCAGATTTTGATGATCAAAAATCGAATTAACCATCTCGCAGTGACACAAAATGGTACTGTAAACAGTAAACTTATCGGTGTGGTATCTGAACACGATCTGGTTGTGCAACAAGCAGACAATCCTTCTATCCTTATCAGAGAGATAAGAAAATCAACGAAAGGTGGTCAACTAAAAAACATCAGAGATAAGGTCGAACGATTGATTAAGAAATATATAGAACAAGAAGTCTCGATCCCTTTTATTACTCAGGTAGTTTCAGGCATTAATGATGAAATCATACAACAGGCTATCAGATTATCTGAAGCCAAACTCGGTACAGAGCTTTACAAAGATATAAAATATTGCTGGCTTACCTTGGGAAGTGAAGGCAGGGAAGAACAATTGCTCCGAACAGATCAGGACAGTGCACTCATTTATGTAAACGATAATGCGATTCCGGATATAAAAGACCGTTGTGTCAGATTAGCAAAAGAAGTCACCGGCATACTACATGAAGTTGGGTATGAATATTGTCCGGCAGATATGATGGCTTCCAATCCGTCATGGTGTCAAAGCATAGATGAATGGCAGCAAACATTCAACCGATGGATATACCAGCCAGGTGAAAAAGAAATTATGATGTGCACTATTTTTTTTGACTACAGACCTGTTTATGGCGATAAATCTTTGACAACTGCTCTAAAAGATTATATATTTCAAATGTTAGATAAACAAGAAGTGTTTTTACATCTATTGGCTAAAAATGCTTTGGAAAATCCACCTCCATTATCATTTTTCAGAAATTTTATTGTAGAAAAAAATGGAGAACATAAAGATAGTTTTGATATAAAATTGAGAGCTATGATGCCACTGACCGATGCTGCCAGATTGCTCACCCTAGCTGGCAGAATTGTTGGCGAAAATAATACGAGCAAGAGGTTTTTGGCATTATCAGAAGAGGAGCCACAAAATGCAGCATTGTACAGAATGGCTGCCGATGCTTACGAAATTTTTATTAGAATACGCACTAAACAGGGACTTTCAAAGGGTGATTCAGGCAGATATATACAACCTGATGAAATGGATAAAATGGACAGACTGCAATTGAGAAATGGATTTCAACCCATAGACGAGTTACAGAAATTAATCAAAGTGCGTTTTCAATTAGGAGGGATATTGTGA
- a CDS encoding helix-turn-helix transcriptional regulator, producing the protein MHTHFDIDFLEDSTEKLKAIAHPIRFVMVDLLHREKELSVTDIYEKLNIEQAVASHHLRILKNQDIVKVSRDGKNSFYSLANPAYFDIVKCLLPA; encoded by the coding sequence ATGCATACACATTTTGATATCGATTTTCTGGAAGATTCCACTGAAAAGTTGAAGGCTATCGCACATCCTATCAGATTTGTTATGGTAGATTTACTGCATCGGGAGAAGGAGCTGTCTGTCACCGATATTTATGAAAAATTGAATATTGAACAAGCAGTAGCCAGTCACCACCTCCGTATTTTGAAAAACCAGGATATCGTAAAAGTCAGTCGCGATGGTAAAAATTCCTTCTATTCACTCGCTAATCCTGCTTATTTTGACATTGTAAAATGTCTGCTCCCTGCATAA